The sequence GGAACAAAACTTGTGACGGTTCACCGTCCAATTCAATAAGAAGAGGAGGCTTCAATAATGATTCCAGGAGAAGTTAAAACCGCTGAAGGCATAATTGAAATAAATTTCGGGCGTCCAGTGAAGACAGTGCGTGTCGCCAATACGGGAGACCGTCCGATACAAGTTGGATCTCATTTTCACTTTATCGAAGTGAATAAGGCGCTCGAATTTGACCGTGAATCAGCAGTTGGCATGCACTTGAATATTCCATCAGGTACGGCTGTACGCTTTGAACCGGGTGAAGAAAAGGAAGTCGAGTTAGTGGAGTTTGGCGGAAAACGTCACGTATTTGGATTGAATAATTTAACTGATGGTTCGACACATAATGTTGGTGAAATCTTAGATAGAGCAGCTGAAGCAGGATTTAAAGGAGCCGAAGATAAATGAAAGTAACACATGATCAATATGCGAAAATGTTTGGCCCAACAGTTGGTGATAAAGTGCGTCTTGCCGATACAGACCTGTGGATTGAAATTGAAAAAGATTATACGTATTACGGTGATGAAGGTGTGTTTGGTGGAGGGAAATCACTCCGCGTCTCGATGGGGCAAAACGGTAAAAATGTTCGTGACGAGGGTGTTCTCGACACGGTTATTACGAACGTTATGATTATTGACCATACGGGTATTGTAAAAGCCGATATCGGGATTAAAGATGGTCGTATTATTGGTGTCGGAAAAGCAGGAAATCCACTTGCAATGGACGGCGTAGATCAGGATATGATCATTGGTGTTGGAACGGAAGTCTATGCTGGCGAAGGGTTAATCGCAACAGCGGGTGCCATTGACACGCATATTCACTTAATCAGTCCTCAGCAAGTTGAAA comes from Sporosarcina sp. FSL K6-3457 and encodes:
- the ureB gene encoding urease subunit beta, which translates into the protein MIPGEVKTAEGIIEINFGRPVKTVRVANTGDRPIQVGSHFHFIEVNKALEFDRESAVGMHLNIPSGTAVRFEPGEEKEVELVEFGGKRHVFGLNNLTDGSTHNVGEILDRAAEAGFKGAEDK